cagcctaacctacctcacagggctgttgtgaggataaaatcgtgAAGGGGAAACCGTGTACGCTGTgttaagttccttggaggaaaagtgggacacaaatgtaataaataaggcaATAGAAAGCAACTGAGGTCCTCCCAACCAACAAGACATCCAGGAGTTCTGTTGAGACAGGAGCCCCTGACTATTCGGATGGCTTAAAGCTAGCCAGGAGGAACAGCCTACGGATGACCAAGTATTGAACCTAAAGTTTTCTTAGCTTAAAGAAAGGTTGGGGgaaccagatgttgttggaccacatcTCCCCTCTTCCCTTACCACTGGTTacactggctgaggctgatgggagttgtggtccaacaaaaTTTGTAGGGCCACAGATTCCAAAGCACTGATTTAAAGGATCAGTTTTTGTTTGTGTGCTAGGCGTGAACCTTGACATGAGGGCATTGACTTCAATGGCTTGCCCTGCTAGAATAATGGCCTTCCTCCTAATAATCTTCAGGATGTATAAGAGTCCACTGCAGATAGAAAAGAAAGGCATTTGGGACGTTTGTGCTTTTGTTTCAGGACTACAATAGAGCTCTAGTCCGTGCAAAGTTCAATTAGGAAGGACAAAGTGGCTTTATTATGtcaaaaataattataaataattatttataattaaataaaataattattatgtcAAAAATAATACAGAAGGACAGTAGccctgttagtctgttgcagcaaaacaacaacagcagagtgtcttgaggcaccttaaagatgaacaaatttattctggcagagcttttgtggacactgccgACTTCATCAGacgtgttaacctcaaattgacagatttattgCGAATATCCGCTGCCtgcactttttgcatttcagctCTCTTTGACAATACAGATTAcatctcccccatccccagcatGTGtacataaatctgtcaatttgagGTTAGCACTTCATGTACATGATGAAGTCAACAAGTGTCCACCAAAGCTGATGCCAGATTAAATTTGTTtatctttaaggtgacacaagactctttcttcttttattatgtttatttatttatttattacatttatataccgccccacagcctaagctctctgggcggttcacaacggttaaaaatagtaaatattaaagagtatacaagatttaaaaaaccgtcagaaacaaaaacagtataaaaaaacagtaCCCATGATACTGGGCCATGAGAAGGGCCACAGGTAAAGGAATGGTATTAGGGACAGTGTATCGCCTTTTACCAAGAGGTGTATTAAAAGCTGGCTGAAGAGAGATGTAAACCGCTAAAATGGTTTACAAAGATGGCGTTGGCTTTGGACGTGGAGAACCCAGGTGACACTGAAGGACTGTTGTTGTCCAAtctccttccccaacccagcgccctcagatgttttgggcttcaattcccagcattcctgaccattggccatgctggctggggctgatgggaattgaagtccaaagagagagaaaagcagtcaACACATGTTCAGAGGCGCATTGATCGCCAGAGCGTGTTTGAGCGGATGCTGAATGCTCCTTCTCCCTGGCCACTGGCATAAATTCAGCAAGCCTTAAGCGCGCACCCTTCCGCCGCCCCCGTAGTGGAGGGAGGGGAGACTGAAGCAAGAGCGGGGCCGAGCTGGTTAcctggcttccttccttcctcccggcACTGGAGGGGCTTGCGCTATACCAGTCGCTCCCCTGTCTTCGCCTGCTCAGGATGCGCGGCCGGGCGCAGGCGGCCGAGCTCCAGGGGGCCGGCGGGCCGGAGCGAGGCTGCAGTTCGCGCGCCCTTCGCTGGAGGGCTGCGATCCGGCGGCAGGGAGGGCACAGGCGCCGGGCGCCGGCGCTGGGACAGGCGCTCCGAGAGCTTGGCCGCCAGGCGCAGGAGGCTGCCCGGGCTGCGGGGCTGgctcgggctgggctgggccccGAGCGGCAGTTCTTCGGCCGGCACCCCGCGCAGGTTCCCCGAGTACCAGAAGAGCCAGCAGAGCAGCGACAGGAAGAGCAGCAGCCCGCCGGTCAGCATCAGGAAATCCCCGAAGGCGCGCCCGTTCAGCGCCGGATGTCCCACGGCGCCCGCCAGCACCAAGGCCAGCCCGGCCGCGTCCAGCACGAGCGCGGCCACCAGGAAGGCCGGGCAGCGTCCGTAGCAACCTCGGGCCATGCCCGCACTGGCCGCGGAGCATCCGCGGGCGGGGAAGCGGCGGCAGCCAAAGTCCCCAGCCACGCCCGCTCAGGTGTGGGCTGGCCCCGCCCCTTTACCTGCCCGAAATCAGACTCGGCTCAAGTGCACATCGGGCCACGTCGCCGCTGGTTGCGCGCCGAGTCCAAGCGGGCCGCTCTTTCTGCGGAGGCGGGGCGGGGGACTCACGAGCGGTCACGGCTGCACCTCTCGTCCTCTTGTCGAGGGCTGCGAGGTCATCGCGCTCTCCCAGCTGTGTGGCGGCCACACCTGGAACTCCTAGTACAAAGAGTCTTGCGGCTCCTGAAATCACGACGGCTGGGATGTTTTCCCTTGCCCCAGGCTGGAAAGGGTTTCTTGGAAAGGAGTACACCTCTGGTGCGGCCCGTCTCAAAAAGGGACATCGTGTTCTGGAAGGGGCGCAGAAAAAGGGCAACCAGAAGGGGCGGGGGCGCTGGTTGGAACACGAAGAAAACTTCAGGGTTCCGAGCTTTTTAGTTTAGGAAAAACAGACAAGCAAAGGGGAACAGGATAGATGTTTATAAAATTGTGCGGTATGTGAAGAAAGTGGACAGGTCTCTCTTTATATAATCCCAGAGCTAGAGTCCATGGAAtgtagaggtgggcagaaagtagagcgccagatgttttggactacagttcccagcattcctgaccattggccatgctggcaggggctttggggagttgaattccaaaacgtCTGGAGCCATCCCCTGATCCAGTGAAACCAAATCCgcaggagatccaggacagacaaaaggaagtgcttTTTTAATATACAGTGCATAAGTGGCTGTATGAACTtgcttgctaccacaagatgtggtgagaaGGCAACAAGCACAGGGCTAAACAGCACGCTACGTTAAAATACATAGCACGCAGCTGATCCTCatgttttttcttactgcagTGTAAGTACATGGGCCCAATCTGGATCACCGTGTGTGAGTAGGGGGAGGTTAAACCTTCACATCCAGCTGTTCCCTCCTCACTCCCTCaagggctaaaaaaaaaagtgaaacttgatggcactatataaataaataaataaataataataattaataataataaaaaactcccTCTGTTGGTGCCAATGAAGTTATTATTTTCTAGCCCCTGCATCTCAGGGAAGGAAATTTAGAAGTGGGAAGGTTTATACCTCTCCTACTCATGTCCGGTGGTCCCGATCTAGATTGGTGGGGGCACGGGGGTGCATGTGCTTACACTGAGGTAAGAAAAATGTGAGGATCAGCTACATGCTATATATTTGAACACAGTGTATAGTCGTTTAGCCCTTAGATGCCTTTAAAAGAGGCATAGGCCTaaactacacctgcagccctttggggagtggggagggatgattgcGGGGTTTCCAGCTTCCAAGATCATCCTTCAGGGGCCACACATCCAGCGAGTTCTCCCAGAATTAAACAAGAGCCATCCcaggcaaagttttttttttaaaaaaaattattattattactcctgACACTTGTGCAATTTGTGATCCTGCGCAAAgctgtgatttttaaaacaacaacaaaattcagtGCTGGAAGACGCTGAGACCCATCCAAAATGTAGTGAAAATggtctccccctcacccccaatacCCACGGGCTTGCCCCTGTTtgctgatccccactactcgcGAGGAACAGCGACGaccttgggaggggggggcacaccacccatggacctcgggattgtcccaagacagcggggaaaaactggaaaaaagcAGCAGTCAGCGATGTCACGGGAAAGCAgagtggtcatccctggatcaccgcgagatcagctgtgcatcatgtggcccagtaaGGATGATTTTGATACTAtcttgggataaatggcaggtgtagattaggccttagactaattcatggaggatagggctatcaatggctcctagtcacaGTGGTTTTATGGAGCACCTAACATGCCACTTCCCTCCCTGTGACTAAGACGCCCAGGCTCTCAGGTCCTTTGCTGGTGGCATGTTAGAACtcatgggatgggggggaagcaACAGCTACTACTTTCATGCCCTGGTTCTCAGGGGCATCTGAAGGAAACAGGATAATGGTTTACCCTGGTCCTTTGTCCAGACCCAGCAGAGATGTtcttgccttccccaccccccacccccaggaggtCAGGTGGTGTCTATGGGGTGTTCCCCATTTTATCGTCATGGCAATCTGATGAGGTGGGTTACGCTGAGGGATAGTGGTTGGTCCAAAGCTACTCTGTGAGCTTTTTGTACAAGGGGACTCACAG
This window of the Elgaria multicarinata webbii isolate HBS135686 ecotype San Diego chromosome 3, rElgMul1.1.pri, whole genome shotgun sequence genome carries:
- the TMEM238L gene encoding transmembrane protein 238-like, producing MARGCYGRCPAFLVAALVLDAAGLALVLAGAVGHPALNGRAFGDFLMLTGGLLLFLSLLCWLFWYSGNLRGVPAEELPLGAQPSPSQPRSPGSLLRLAAKLSERLSQRRRPAPVPSLPPDRSPPAKGARTAASLRPAGPLELGRLRPAAHPEQAKTGERLV